GGCGTCCATATAAGGGGGGCAAGTGGAGGTTCGAACaattcttctccagccattaatgaataagttattaaaaatgtcaaattttaatgactctaatccgtcctgaaatcggttttcatgtgaaaaatatcctgctaaaccatggttaaaatatctgagcccccccccccctttacaaatttgcatatgggcgcccatgtcctCCATTAATATATCaataagttcctaaaattgcgtttttaaaacttcaataacaaaattttccgaTCCAGCcccaaatgcgtttttaaagcttcaaactTTACAGGGGAGTGACCACAAACCAAACCCCTTTTCCTTGTGTTACCAACAAATatagcctgaaattgcgtttaaaaaaaaatgtcttttgaaattgcgTTTAAAATGAGATACCGAACCCAGTATCAGTTTGGCatgtatttgaaaatattaaaaatactcctaGGTCTGCTCCCCCCATACAAACAATAATTTCGGTACTCCTGACCTTCAAAGCTCATGAAAAGTGATAGGTGATATATTACTATTTCATACTCCAACTTGAGGGCCAATTAAAGGTCCTCATGGCATTGGTATCTTTCTCAATTGCAAAATTTACGACATCACACATCATTTTCTGTACTTACAAAATTTGTACATTATTGAATTTTGATTAAatgatattataataataaacttaaatcttAATTTCCGAGGGAACATTTGCTcacatttgaacatttttgatgaAGTAGGTAACTTTAACTCTtggtaattcagtaaaattactcttcaaaagataaaattaaacGAACCAAATATtccacctgcccccccccccccctccccgtcttccgattttttttcatttttctgtttctCCCTCCCCTTACCATATGTCTACGATTGAGCAATAATGCTTCAAAAATCATAGCAGCACTCGACTTTTTCGTCTTTTTGGCGAAAATttaagacacccccccccctcgaaacaAAATCCTGGCTACGGCTTTGACTCTTATCTTTCTTTGCTATAAGGATTCTACTTCTAAAAAATCGCTGAAAATGGCTCTAGTTTTGCGTAAAACTTATTTACACACAACTACTCTTGGAAAAAGTAAACACAGGCGCACTCTGTTGCTGAAATCGTGAAATAGTTACTGAGAGTTTTACCTGACGAGGTATAGGATTTCCAGACTTACTCTCTACCAAGACACGTTGTGAAGCAACTCATTTTGGTCACCAGCAAGTTTAGGTTAGTAAAGAAAATCATCTAGTAGCGCTTTTAATGATGTTTGAGACCCACTGATTAAATTTTGCGTCCAGGGCAATGCCAAAGTAATTAGCCCAGTTAGTTCATTAAAGACACTTGTCTGTATATCCTAACTTAATTTGGTGCTGTCTGGTACTCAcagtaaaaaactcaaaattagtCTTGTCTATGTTCACAGAAAATTCATTAGCTTAAGCCCAGTCTGACAAAATGTCCAGGGCAGCGTTTAAGGTGTTTTTAATAGTCTGAAAGTCAGAGCCAgtatttcaaataattaaattgtCAGCATACAGCCTCCGTGTTTATCTTGCAGTCCTTTTTAGGAAAGCTTTTAGTCCGTACGTGGCGCACCTCTAAAAGTAAATCAAACAGCAAGTGAGCAATAAAAGTCCGACCGTCAACTTTGGTAatagtttttgtaaaacaaatagcAATCCTCACCGGTCTGGGAAATTCGTTAACTTACTTTTGCTGGTCCTCAGATGGAAACGGGTTGAGAAACGCTGTTCCAAAAGACAAGTAGATGCATCTGACAAAGGAAAGGTTGCAAAAGTTGAAGACACAACAGACATCAGTTTGTGCAGTTGATCAAATGTGCGGAATTACTGGATGTCTAGTAATTTTCAACACTATTTCAAACTGTTATTAAATGCTTCCTTGTAGAAAAAAAAGACCTTCGTCTCATTAAACTATGTAAACGTTTctaaaactataaatttgattCTTTAAAGTGAAATAAACAGCATACACTAGTTAACTATTAAGCACTATATTACCTGccgttagttttatttatttattttctggatTGGCAGAGGAAATTGTAGTAGGTATTCTCACACATTCATTTACTTCCATCGCTTAGCGCTTCATATTAACTCAATGGATGCATTTTCTGATTTTAGGGTTCTCCAGCGTAAACGGCGAAGAGTGGGTTGAGCAGCGACGTTATTGTGTGCGTGCCATGAGAGACCTGGGATTGGGGCGAAGTAATTGGGAACGATCTGTCCAGGTACATGTTTCATTTCTAAGTAGGTCTTAATTTAGAACAAAAGATGTGTAGGAGAAAggtagtcttcagaacttattttcataAGTGTTGTTGTTGTGTAGTTGGTAATCTTTACTGGTTAGCTATCGGGCTGGACCagattatttatctttactaataataaagctgaaagtctctctgtctggatatctgtaggatgtctggatctctgtgacgcgcatagcgcctataccgttcgcccgattttcatgaaatttggcacaaagttagtttgcagcatgggggtgtgcacctcgaagcgatttttcgaaaattcgatgtggttctttttttatcccaattttaagaacaaaattatcataagatggacgggtAAATTAGGAATTTataataacatggaaccgtaacatgggcacaagccaattggcgagatatgaaattatcataacgtggaactgtaacatgggtacaagccaattggcgagaaaattcaccatacattatttacgaaattatcataacgtggaaccgtaacatcggcacaagccaattggcgagatacgaaattattacaatgtggaaccgtaacatgggtacaagccaactggcgagaaaattcaccatacattatttgtaaatatacaagcgaactaaaagagcttttaatttttctattacgggcaaagccgtgcgggtaccactagtgagacTATAAACTGACAATAAGTTCAAAATGCGAAAAGGACGCGGAAAAGTATCGTGTTTTAAAAGCCCCAACCAGGATAGAAGATATCGATCAtctctattttaagatctatgatgTCGAAGGGCGAATGGAATGATATTACATTTCCCATACCTATTTCCCGCCTGTCAAATTTAAGACACTTTAAATGTCCACTTGAATCTGCTGGCTCTATTGCAATTTGCTGGACatgataattttcttcaaaatcacaAACACCTCCGGGTCGTTTGCAATCCTACTAACCATGAGGTAGACAATGTAATGCTCATCGATCTTTTCCCTATTTGTGAAGCTTGAAACCCGATGCAATAAAGAATATGGCCAATATTTCTTAGTTGTTAGATTTAAAACTTTGCATATCGTTATTCGATACGTccgcatctctacatagtataaaatgaagtacccaaaaagcgtctgtgtgtttgaactcgcaaaactcgagaactaccctggccgatttcgatgaaattttcagtttgttcttttaagtcctgaaaaggtttgcagaccagttcgaaaaaaattcgatgaatagttctttttttattccaatttaggcccaattttctctTAAATTCCCGATTATGGGGGTAAAAatttacttgcatatattaatattatatatcgttggaaagagtggAATTtctcgcgttctacgcaattgatttcaatgctctaacctcattacggcgggagttatttgcttttttagctcgaatttgtttaggcttagctgaaatttaggcactactttcttcattgaatctatcaataaaaagtgaagggattgttccacagttttctttttcacaaaactgaaaagagcggctttttttactccagatctaactcgacctatggtcgaaagtttaatcctctatctccattagaaaaaaagttacaagcgaattaaatgaagttctctatacaagtttttaaccattttaattACCATTTCCATgataacgctttttgaatccattgtttattctccatctttctcattttcaattcttaaacttattttactttgtgttcCCATGGTTACGCTTTCTAAATAaatctttctcatttaaatttcttaaaagtattttaatatctgtgaTCATTGATTGGATGAGAAatttttgcatgatggttttttttatttatttatttaagtctgattgctgaatatacgtcacttgacaaaatttttattttcaaagtagaccaggcaaagccgggGAAACGCAGCTAGTTTTTTGATAAAACGAAAACAATGAGGCGAATATGAACTAAAGATACTTGAAAAAAGAATCAAGAATAACTTTTGGGTTAATCAAAACGGTCATTTCTTAAGAAATAAGACATATCTTTAGTATTAGGCTCAGAAAACCATACGATGTGTCAAAAAGCAACAGAATAAATCGCAATGAAATATAGCTATTCGTATTTTAAGTAacacgaaactttttttacagACAGCAATATTGTACTAATTGCGCTGGCTTTGCTATTGCTCCAATCGATACAATTGTAATGACTTTCAAATGAGCATATACTctaatgtagttacaactgctcaTTTTATTGCATTAGCtgtatttttaaacatgaatGAAACTGGATACTCTAACAAAACATAAAAGTATAACATACGGCCTTCTAACAAAAGTATaacatttacgaaattatcaaaacgtggaaccgtaacatgggcacaatctTCTAGGGCTCTAGAAGGGGCTCTTCATGAGCACAATCTCTATTTCTTCTAGCTCTTCATATAGATGCCGGCATGAAAGGgctaaatctttactaataataaagctcaaagtttctctgtatggatgtctgtgacgcgtatagcgcctaggaccgttcggccgattttcatgaaatttggcacaaagttagtttgtagcatgggggtgtgcacctcgaagcgatttttcgaaaattcgactttgttcttttcctatttcaAGTTTAAGAACGCTTTATTGAGcaaaaataatcataagatggacaagtaaattacgaaattatcatcacgtggaatgttagagcgaatgaacatagccaattggcgagaaattcgtcacccattattttgtaaatatacaggcgaaccgaatgacctatAATTTtcaactgcgggcaaagccgtgcgggtaccactagtaattaataaCTGCTAGAGTGGTGACATCTCTGACATTACTAACTAGAGTAGTAGAGTAACTGTGCATTGATACCATTCGCACTGAAGTTATaatattcaaataataaatttctttcacGGCAGAAGTAGAAGACTTTGTAAGcctgattgaaaaacaaaaatggtcCTTCCGATCGATGTCTGCAAACTGTTAAGTTCCAGCGTTTCCAACAACATTTCTTCTCTTCTCTTTGTAGCGCCTGCCTGTTGGTGATCCGACCAGAGATCGTATGGACCAAGGCATCAACGTAGTGTCACGGTTCTTCAGTCAATCCGGGCTTCGGCTCTACTTCCCTTTTCTCGTTGATGTTTTGGTGAAGCTTGGAATCACCGAATATGCAAGGATTCACCAAAAACTCGTGGATTTCAATCGTTTCATTAGGTATTCCAGTGCGTTTCGTATGTTGTGAGCAATACTCGTGTGAAATTTAAATTCAGTTTCTATTCGTTAGAAGTAATTATGCGGATATCAGGTGCTACATACAGTTTCCCAAGCAGCTGACTAGAGGACAATCGTGttaccattttttcaaataaggcaTTTATAATTGAGGAGTTAATTGAGCATTGACTTTGTTTGAGAATGTTTAGTGAGGGGCTCCCAACCATTTGATAAAAGTCCATTTTCttccttggttttttttttttttttttcaatcagaagGTGAACCATGGGCAACAAAGACAGGCAACACCCATGAAAGGCAACGAAGGATAGTTGATTGCCTGAGCCAAGCAGTCGGTAGTTTATATATCGGGTGATCAGAAAATGAGtatatatttggaaaatttataataCACGGACTAATGTGTGTAGAAAGGTAAAAACTGACTCACATGCTTGAAATGACATAGAGTTTTACTGTAACTACAAGGAAAATATGTTGAAACATTGGCGTTAGATGGTATCTTCTAGCATCCATTGATCTCGGTTGACTGCGGTAGACTGTTGACTTCAAGTATACCCAGAGCCAATATTCACACGGAGAGAGGTCTGGGGACCTGGGAGATCAAGTATGATAAAAGTGGCGACTCAACACGCTATCATCACCAAATGACGCGCGCAAGAGATCTTTCTCACGTCTACCAGTATTGTGTGGAGCGCCATCCTACATAAAAAATGctgcacatattttttttccaaagttacAATAAAATCTCATGTCATTTCAAGCATGTGTGTCAATATTTTATCAATCTACGTACATTATTTTGTGtactattaatttttcaaatgtatactcATTTTTCTGATCACCCGGTACTCAGAATACATAAGCTGAGGATTTGTTTTCACTGCGATTACGAAGGAAAGATTTGACTAAAGGTTACTACAGTTGAATCCAGTATTTAAGAAGTCCAAGGGAGTAGAGAAATCATTTAGcggaaacgaaatttttgctgaaaagGCATTAGACTGTATTACAACTTATGATTGTGCTGCAGCTAGGACAGAATTGTATTACAGCCTAGGCAACCTTCTTTTATTGCATTCCTTTTTTCCCAAAGATTTTACCAAAATAACGGTCATATAGTTGAATATTGTAACAGGGTTGAAGGCAACAATCCTAGCTCGTAGAACTGGGTTTCCACTCATGCGCTGATCCAGCGGGAAGTCGCGCTCCTCTTCAAGTGGCTAAACATTGCCTAAATCTGTATATTGGGAACATACTTTGAAAAATTcaccccagaccccccccccccccctacgtatACAGTACTATGGAAATGCTCTCCAcaaaaaccagaagctggattcgCCCTTGTTTTTACCGTGCTAAAGTTTTCGattgataattttatttgttttccccCCATATACATTTTGTTAACACTTTTGCTGTGATTCAAACCTTTGAATCCtccaaatagattttttttaatggtcacTTCATCACTTCCGTTATTCTCAACGGTTCCATACTTGATCATTTAGCGATTtgaccatgggcgcccatatgcaaaattttaaggggggggggggggctcagatattttccctatgtttagcaagatattttccccatagaaaccgatttcagtgcagattagagttattaaagtttgacattattaataaattattcattaatggctggagaagaaatgtttttacatttttgcaaagaaaaagtactaaaagccaggaagttccaaatttttaaggggagcttgagcccccacttgccccctatatgggcacccctTGCTGTAATATTAACGTTTGTGGTTGTGGAAACTGTTTACTTTTTTAGTGCTCCATGAAATAGTAAAAGTTTTTCTCTTGTTATGCTAAGATGTGATAAACACATGAATTTCAATGCCCCCCATCGAATTGGACACTGTATTCTTTCTTAATTGCTGTAAATTAGGCTAAGCTCTTTAAAATCCTCGTTCTTTCAGGGAAGAAGTACAACAACGTAAAACTGTTACTAAGAATGAGGATCTTGACATTTTTATCGATGGTTATATACAGGAGATGGAAAAATGCAAAAGCATTCCAGGAAGCACTTTTAACGGTAACGTTATCTTTATtgattttgaatttctttaatcgGCTATTCCACGGAatacggtcattttgtcccgcacgatGATGCCtgacatatttcattaaaaataatactttaaaatattaatgaactgtttttttctgcctaacaaatttacaaacttatgtgtgactttttaagcaaaaaatttcgtcattaccctttaaaagttttaacttttcaatgaaatgtatgagccgtcacgtgcaggacaaatgGCTGACTTTTTATTGTGGAATGGCCTTAATTACTAATTTTAAGTTCCAAATATTAATCCTAATATTGACAGTGAATTCTGACGGCCTTTttaagaagtattgtattcgagaaaaaattttcactcaaaaatcgaccttaatttccattttacactCACCCCCGAAAgagtattgagtttttttttcgactcgaccacacgtggataagtgcctaagaacgtgacacgcgaaatatccattataATGATtccggagttaattacaacgaatttttctcgtgacgtctgtatgtgcgtatgtatgtcgcataactcaagaacggcaagtctagaaagttgaaatttggtatagaCTCTAGACTCTAGTGGGGTCTACACGTATTTTCTCACGAAATAAGGACGTTGACTGCCtacaaaaaacaccatcaaagATATAGTTGCTTTTGATCGATCAATTTAAAACGAGTACGATTGGAAATTGAGAATTTACGGAAGATATGAAACGCTGTCTGATGATATTACACGTATTGCATATAGAAGCTGTTTCGGGTGATCTGTTTCCTTTCTACGTTACAAGTAAACTTTTAACTGTCTTTTTTAGATAAAAACTTATGTGGAAATGTTCAAGCTTTGCTCGTTGGCGGTAGCGACACTACGAGGACCTCCATCAATTGGCTTCTTTTAGCAATGGTCAGTTTCCAACACATTCAGATGCAAGTCCACGCAGAGCTAGACACCGTTCTGGGAAAGGAAGGCAAAATCACGTGGTCGGAGCGAGCAAGAGTGCCCTACACGTTCGCCGCCATCATGGAAGGACAAAGATGGAAGACAGTGGCTCCAATTAACACGTCAAGAATGTGAGTGGAAATGTCGACCAAGCATTGGTAACTTTCAGCCTTCTTCATTTTTCCTTTTGTTGCATTATAATGTTACTTTGGTCCAGGGGTGCCAAATGAATATTGTTCACACAAATCAAAGAAATGAATGCATGTAAGAGATTAATAAAAACATGAGTTTTTCCCTCAGTGCAATGGATGACATAAGGATATGCGGGTACGACATCCCAAAAGGCACGACGATAATTGCAAACAACTGGGGACTGCACAACGATACAAAATATTGGAAAGATCCAGAAGTGTTTGATCCAAAACGCTTTCTGACTGAAGAtggtaaaacaattaaaattaaggCCAGAGAGTTATGTTCCATTTTCCTTCGGTAAGTCAATGATCTATTTGACTGTCAGTATGAAATCTTGAGTTCAATAATAGATTGCAAACCGGTTTGCGGCTTAAGAGCAACGCTAACCctgtattttttaagctaatttgATACTGATTTAAGAAGGGAATGCTTGATAAGgaaattttattcattgataGCGAGCCCCAAAAAACCGATTAAATTTCGTATAGTGGTGGGTGCCTTGAGCTCAAAATTTTTCAGGGGGCAAGTTCTCAATCGGCTGAATGAAATTACAAACTTTCCAAAGGATAATAGATAAATACGAAAAGACAAAGATACACGCACACTCAAAGGCGGGTCTAGCTTCTGGATTTGGATAAGTTCATTTTCACAAAGAAGGGTCGAAAAGAAATTTTCATGCGAAAACATTTGGCGATTCTTTTTCGAAATAcatagttccaaaaaaaaattctgactatATTTCGTCGTTTTAGGGGAAGGATTATGACGACATCAATAACCCTCCTCTGGATCCGCTCTTGTAAACACTAATATCTAAAGAGAAGAGACAtaaggcatcattaaaaaaaattacaacaatgcAATATTCTCTAAATTTTCTGAACTGTTAGAcaataattttgctgaaaaaggaaaattttggaagATCGCAGTGACCTCCCATCTGTTGGCTCCTGGGTAGATATGGGAAACCTTGGAGTGTATTGTAGAGTAGTGTTGATTGATAGCATATAGCACCCTATAAAATCTctacaaaaaatgttcaaacaaatGCATAAAACCTTCAGTATCAATAATCAGTACAAAAGTATTGATATGTAGCCACTAACTTGAGACGAAAGTCGTACGTTTTTAAAACGGgattcttcacattttttttttttctttttttccttttttttttttttttttttgattctctAACGCAGGGATTGCATATTATCCTTTTTTTACAGGTAAACGGAACTGCCCCGGAGAGACAGTAGCCTTGATGGAAATACTCCTCTATTTTGCAACCCTAATGCAAAAGTTTGAGGTGTTACCTCCACATGGATCAAGACCAAAGATGGATGCTATTCTCGGACTGACTTATCAAGCAGTCGAACAAAAACTGCGCTTTATTCCCAGACAATAAGTAGCAGAAAATAGTTGACAGTAATGATGTACAGCAGATgagcctcgtttatccggactaactgggacccaAGGCAATCCGAGTAATATGtgaaataagcaaaagaaatctTAAACAAGCAGACGTaccttttattacagcaaaaaacaatgctttgtaacaaaattacataggaatGTTTCGCGCACAAACTTATTTGTTCAGCTGGAGTTGTGCCGAACTGATGCTCCAGGTCTTGGTGCCTGTTCGATAACTATAACTTATTGCACAAACTGTGAGGAAGTcacacatttaatcaaaataaaaagcgaaacaaaatttttaaactcattttggtggtgttcatttttcttaaatgtgaaattttgtattctttttttttttttttttgcgtgtccaagtttaacctgcaagacctctattttcccAAGTTTTAATTAGTCCTCGATGCATACTTATGATGGATGCAGAGTTAAGAAAGGAAAACtttaaaggggggaaaaatagTGAGACGACCTAGATGACGATCGCTACTGTTATTTTGTATTGCACAACCCACTAAAACTGGAACGCGGTGCATTACtctaaaaagtacgaaaaaaaaaaaaatgacggctACAAAGCTGTGTTGCTTTTATCGTGTTAGCTCCGACCGCTGGTTATAAAACAATATAGCTAGATAACCAAAAGTAGTCTTTAGGTATAACTTTCCTCTTGTGCTGTTTGATTTCTCATGAATTCGTAAGATGGCAGCAACAGTAATCGCTATATTCTTCTGCCCATGTTTAGAACACATCTAAACTTAGGGAATCCCGGGatcatttgatattttaaaaacattttgaaaagaaaaatttccacaaaaaacaatgaaaaaaattctcgTCGCGCCGAAGCTTATTTCTCGGTTTTTGACTATCTGTTCGACATggtcaaataataaaatactgaatTGCAGTTGAAAACCAGCACGAAATTTTGCTTAAGCTGCCTGCGTTTACaagataaaattcaatttttccctTAAAAGAAAACTCAATGTTTCGTTCAAGTTTCAAGGCTCGTCACTCTTATATTTAAATCGCTGGATCTTGTAATGGTTAGTTTCAGATTGATATATTCTCAACACCATTACGGAACGAGCGTAGATTCAAAAGTTTTAACTAACTGCGAAAGGGGGGAAACAATAATCAAATTGATTGTACTAAAAAGcttatattaatttttagtttactaTTAACTGTCAATGGCCATACCATGTTGAAACGATCACCGAAGTCAAGCAACATCGGGCGTGGTCAGTACTTGAAAGGGTGACCACTTGGGAACACCACGTGCCGTtggccttttttaaatttttaatacttgAATCAATTTTTATACTTTAAGCCCCCTGACGTCTATGCTTTTGGAACTGCCTGAATTTCTTTTCTCccccaaaatgcatttttttacataattt
This window of the Uloborus diversus isolate 005 chromosome 4, Udiv.v.3.1, whole genome shotgun sequence genome carries:
- the LOC129220639 gene encoding LOW QUALITY PROTEIN: vitamin D 25-hydroxylase-like (The sequence of the model RefSeq protein was modified relative to this genomic sequence to represent the inferred CDS: inserted 2 bases in 1 codon; deleted 1 base in 1 codon) — its product is MYSWIGSIIVIFVSVILVKHFRRSKYKNFPPGPIGLPILGYLPFLGSEPFRTLHELRRKNGNVFSLYLGQTYVVVLGDYIAVKEAFSLSSTTDRPEKIFDFLPDGVGFSSVNGEEWVEQRRYCVRAMRDLGLGRSNWERSVQCKLLSSSVSNNISSLLFVXRLPVGDPTRDRMDQGINVVSRFFSQSGLRLYFPFLVDVLVKLGITEYARIHQKLVDFNRFIREEVQQRKTVTKNEDLDIFIDGYIQEMEKCKSIPGSTFNDKNLCGNVQALLVGGSDTTRTSINWLLLAMVSFQHIQMQVHAELDTVLGKEGKITWSERARVPYTFAAIMEGQRWKTVAPINTSRIAMDDIRICGYDIPKGTTIIANNWGLHNDTKYWKDPEVFDPKRFLTEDGKTIKIKPESYVPFSFGKRNCPGETVALMEILLYFATLMQKFEVLPPHGSRPKMDAILGLTYQAVEQKLRFIPRQ